The DNA region TTAAAATGACTCGTAATGattggttttatatttttattggtgtGCTTCGTCGTTTAACATATGTTTATTGGTAGCTACAATTACtggtgtattttttattcaaagatacaaatatttttagccaaacagtttggaaaatatttaaacaattaggaattcttaataataatagatcatctatagaaaattgaattactgatgtttatttttaagatgaaagaaaattttttaaatgtttttttcagCGTGGCAATTATCCGATATTTGGCGGAAACTCGAAAAATCGCAGACCACTGGTATCCGAGAGACATAAAAGAAAGAGCAAAAGTCGACGAATACCTAGAATGGCAACATTTGAACACCAGGGCAAATTGCGCATTATATTTTCTCAGAACAGTACAAAACCTTTCtaattttcttctaattataatacactgtataattttaatttcataggTAGTTGAACCAATGATGACTGGGGCTCCACCAACGGAAAGTCGTGTAAAAAGGTTGaagaaaaatatggaaaattctCTCAAGGATATGGAGACTTTATGGTTAgctaatgataaaaaatatataacaggCGACAAAATTTCAGTGGCTGATATTTTTGCCGCCACGGAAATCGAACAGACTCGTACGTTTCTTTTATAcagatttgttaaaatatttctctatccttttttattttaaggtaTGGCTGGATATGATCCCAGGGCCAAATACCCAATTCTTGAAAAATGGTTAGAAAGGGTGAAGAAGGAAACTGATCCTTTTTATACCGAATCTCACGTTTTTGTTGATAAACTGGCAGCAAAgtctaaattgtaaaagttgacaatgttttattttttattttttttttaatttgtctaatataattacaatgttaaaattcagatattttaagtaaactaaataataaaggaATGTTTATACactatatacttttattttggagaacttaaaaataactaatatatgataatatttatattgatattatctACCACTTACCAACTTGGGATAtagtaaaaacatatttacgtTTTGTAAGATTTTATTTGCAGACTGAAACTCccattaatacatatttttgacttttaacattttatagtatataaactgcagaaacaacaattaaataaatgtacaaaatacatttaaataaactaaattttaatttatttgaactgatcgaccatttaaaacaaatcaggcaattaaaaatgacttaCAAATATGAATcacaatttagtataaatcctaaaattacttagtaagaacacattttaaaaaatttattttaccttgTTTatcgaatataaattattgacaaaatcTGACTTATCTAAATGTGATAATATATTGgcctgattaattatttatttgttttattaaaaacatgtttaatctTATCTAATacgtgtaataaataattattatataaaggaaaacataattattgtcACAGTATAAAACACAGAATATTCTTGAGATGGCGCCATTTTGAATCTAGATAATACAactcttataattaattagtcttgtaacaaaaataatatatattatataatatatgttttattcatcataaaaatatttctgtaggatgttcaataattttaatgccaTTTTGAAccactatatttatttataataatattatgtttgtTTGACCGTGGCTCAAAATaactaacaaaatttcaaGTCTGACAAATGATTCGAGACTGGTAACATGTAATTCACAACACAAGGTTACAAGAAAACCATTTACcagaaaagattttttattagaaaagtaaaaaacaaacgttttataatacattttctaaaatacgtatacatttatattttacacgtGAACAAGTTTTAATCGTAGTATTCAACTAGACAAAACACATATGACACTAATTCAAAGTACTTAACTAGATTCaataaacttaaaactaaCAGTGCAATTCAATTCTTAAACCTCCATCAACGCAAAAACGTAAAATCTCAAGAACTAACATTATTCGTCGTCGTTTCTCTATATTTCTGTTCgagattgtttatataattgttgaaCAACACCTTTAAACCGTTGGTGTTGTGCATGGTCAGAAAAGTCTGAAATGAAATTGGAATGTTGCCCCTATAAATCTGATATCCAGTCACGAATTTATAATACCAAAAAAAATCTTCGGGCACGTACTTGTGCACCATATTGTATTCAGTCACATACTCGTCTGGTTTGGCCAGAATGTCCTTGTCACTGAACTCACAGTCGGGCGGTACCTTAATGATTTCTTTCCCcgttttaaacatttgattCTGCACGTTCTCAACATGTTCAGGCCTGATTCCGTTTTTGTAACACTGCTTGTAAATATCCTTCACATTGTAACTCTGATCggattttttcaaattctcgATGAACAAATGGATCTGTGCCTCGTCGAAGTATCGGATGAAATAGTGTTGTTCGCGGATGTAGCAAAGCTTACCTTTTGGTATCCGTTTACTGTAAGGCTTTTCCACATTCACCACCTTCTGCGGTTTGCTCGCCGCCCCCGCGTCGCTACTGCTGCTTATGGACTCCACTGATAGTCTTGAGTCTGAACGCAGGAACGGGAACGTTTCTGGAGGTTTCAGTGGTGTTGTTGCCACTTCATCCTCAGATATATCCTCTATCATTCTTTCTTTGAGCCCTGACTTATCTGACGCGACTGAATTGTGCGAGGTGTCTTGTGAATCTTCGATTATGGTGATCTGACTATTTTCTTCGTCTAGGGGCTTACCAACACTTCCTGCAacgttataaatttgttaacaaaCATTCTGTCATTGCGTGAAGAACAAGAACATACCTTCGTAACCACTGTCGGTAGGTTTGTGAGTCTCGGCAAGTTCGCTGCCGTCATTGCTCCTTTCGGAAATACAAATGGGGGATGGGTTTTTCAAGCTATCCGTGCTTCGAACTGTAATTGGTGAGGTGTTGCTTTGTGGTGAATGTGGTGGAGTGTTTTTCGGCGGCTTCACCACCATAATTtcgaacattttaaatgatagGAAGTCGACTTCATGTGAGAATTTAGTCTGTATGTGATTACCTAAATGATCCACCACCGCTGTTATGAACGGTTCGTGCGATATAAGATCCAGTCCATCCATTTTTTTAACGTTCAATAGTTCTATGTGAAAGTTTTTAGCTAAGTAGTTAATATCTAGTTCGCAGTTGCGTTTGACATTCGACAAGCTAGTGTTAATATCCGACTTGAGGGTGGAAATGTTTAAAGTACCGACGAAGGAGGTGTTGTTTGAGTTCGACTGCATGTTGATGAGATGTAATATCAAGGATTTAAAAATCGAGTTGCACTTGGCAATTAACTGCTTCAAAAACGAATCGGTGCAAGCGTTGTTGAAGTGCTTCGAAAAGAACATGAACACTTGTTCGTTGACGCGTTCGAGGGTCGCGTCCAAGTGTTTCGAGCCGCAGAACATGGTCTTCATTCGATTAACATGAGCGGCAGATATCGATGGTACAGTCCTAGAATGTGAATTCGGGCTAGATTTCTCGTCGCTTTCGCAAAACGAATCATTCGAACTGGTTAAACATTGATTAATTGTACCTGGGTGggtgttgttgttgatttcgAGCGGACGTTGTACGGGCAAATGGAATGGCGAAAACGCCGGATGTCTAAGGCCGTTCGGCGTTTGCGGCGGACTCATGATCACCGACTGGACCTCCGGCTTTTTTTTCTTGACCGCCCCCTTCGGTCGGCCTCGCTGTCGTTTGACCGTCTGCTCAGGCCGGCCATAGAACACGGCCGGTTCGCTTTCGGGACGCACGTTCAGGAATAGATCTCTTTGGGGGAGGTAACTGGGTGAGATCTCTGGCGATGGGAAGCCGTGCCACGACGGAACGCCTATGCCCGTCGCGTCCGGGTGAAAGCTAAATCTGGACGGCTCCGGAGGATAATTTTGCATAGGTAGCACGTAAGAGTTAGGCGGTATCATAGCTTCGCGTGGGGATATTCTGTTACGTTGCGCTACCTCGTTCTGTCCACACCATAACAGCGGTTGTTGGTGTTTTGGTGATACCACGTTTCTGTGGTTCGGCGGTAGGTATTGAGTTGAAACAGGGGTAACTGGTACCGGCCGATTCAACAACGATTTGCTAACTCTTATGCGTGTTCCACTTTCGAGCTCTTGCACCTTGCGAATCTTTTCTTCCACAACCCTGGTGTCCTGTCTTTCggttttctttgttttatttaataccggCTCTTTTACAGGCAACGTCAAATCCATTGCGGAACACTGACTGGCAGAGGGGGGATAATTGACCTCAGGTTGACCGAAAAATTTTGGCGATGGAGGCCTGTACGTCACACGCGTCACCTTCAACCCTTGTCTTTCGTTATGATCGATGAATCTATCTTCTATCTCATTGAGATTGTTGCTGGGAATGTGTGTGATTGTCGCGGTATGTTTGAGAGGGAAAGACGTCTGTCGCACGTCTTCCAATATTGCCTCCATTCCGAAAGACGGTTTTCTTGGGGGCAAGTGACTTTTGGTTTCCGGAGAAAGTGGTTTAATAGTCGTATTTGAGTTGGTTTCTTGTAGTACTTTTTCAGTATTTGTTTGGTTTATAGGTGCTATTATTGGTTCCACTTTATTAGTGATTTCCGCACTGTTTATAAGTGAACACTCTTTTCTTATTACAGTAGTTTGTATACTGTTGTCAATAGAATTTTCGCGGCTTAATCTTCTAACGAGattttcagttaaattgtTAGTTTCTTCAGATTCCTGATCTTTCGTTTTATCCACGCCTAAAGACAATAATATTGAATCAGTAAGTTGCTGAGTAGTTACACGAGGTTCTGGTCCAGTCTGGCTTGtagatcttaaaattttttcttgagAGGCACGATAACCCTCTTTAGTTTTACATAGGGTAGTCGAgtttcctaaaaataaaattatcaataaaattgttatttcatataaaGAAGAGTTTAAACTAGgtcaataataatgattacaacaatttaagaaaaaaagattagtatttaattatcataatagaTTACTGCCCCTgataaagattaaattaaatataaagtaagtaaatatcagttgtaaataatacaatctTATCAGGTATGTTTAAATAGGTGTTacgattacattttattttttatatataataatgttaacatCTGATaagataacaatatttaacgaTAATTATAATCGGTATCCGAGTTAATACATTTTGCCATACTTTAAGTCGATAAAAGAACCTAGTAACCATTCAAGAAGTCAAAGGTAAAACCACCATGTTTGAAAACATAATGACTGTGAATAGTTGAGCCAAAAAtagtctaaaaattaattatatacttacTACTTTCCCCAAGTTTGTACAGTTCCAGTTTCTCGTGACTGAACGCAAGATTCCTAGCGTTTTTTCGCCGCTTAGGTTGATGCTCACCGCTTTTGTCCTGTCTCTGAGATTCCCAATCTTCACTATCGCTCTCTTTCCTCTTATTTTTTCCGCCGCCGGTTTCTTCGTCGTCATCCCTTTTACCTCTCGCCTCCGCACCGTCCAGATTTGAGTTTTCGTCCCTGTTAATCGGGTTCTCGTGCATTTGTATTATGCGTTTTTTGTAATGCAAGATTTCGTCTCCGTTCTCCGACATTTTTGAGCGTCTAGAacctaaaataattgtattgaatTGTAATTAACCATCAGTAATGATTACGGGAAGTACAACAGCCCTTATTAGGTACATTTTCATTCATGACTTACCAGAAACAAGGTCATTTGTAAATGAAAAgcgtaaaaatgaaaatatttaattctatcCTTCATCAACAGGCGCTTGATAAAGGACTGGTTATGTGCTTTACTTTTAGTATAATTCAGACTAAATTCTGTAATAAATATCTCTTATCAGATGTTATCGGTTTAATATGGTTTATTATCACAAGATATGTTTATAGAGGTGATTCCGATTTCTTGAAGCTGATAtagttttctaaataaatcacagtcaaaaataacaaataaattagtcaATAAGATAAatagaagtaaataaaaatatacaatttccattttaaattataatactttaatatttttaaactattttttgtgtgattttaattattttttggtttttggaatttcattatgtttaagatatttgtaacaattaatgAACAACAGTATTATTGAAATCAACGCGTCATCTATAAATTACTGATagatatatacattattttaaaatcattcttTATTCAACAACAATGagatacttaaattaataattttcataaacagTCGCAAACAAGATCAATTCAAATgcactaataataaattgttgtgcAATTTTATGGGAGTAAAAAACTGTAATACTAATTGCCCAAAtgcctaattaaaatattcaatttcaaaaggAGCCAAACACTCCCATTCATTTATGTAAGTGCATAGTGTTGGTACATgcacaaatttacaaatcatataaaaagttaaaaaaacgTACCTGGAACAGgaacagttttattaattacttgatCCCGCACGTCGCGATGCTGTTTATCTGTTTCTATCTCGTCCTCGTTACTTTTCCCATCGATCTGCGACTTTTGCGACCAGGTAAACGCTCTGATTTCTCGCGCGTATTTCCTCCGCAACGTATTTATTGACTTCGTCCCTTTTTTCAT from Aethina tumida isolate Nest 87 chromosome 1, icAetTumi1.1, whole genome shotgun sequence includes:
- the LOC109598238 gene encoding uncharacterized protein LOC109598238 isoform X2; its protein translation is MSENGDEILHYKKRIIQMHENPINRDENSNLDGAEARGKRDDDEETGGGKNKRKESDSEDWESQRQDKSGEHQPKRRKNARNLAFSHEKLELYKLGESRNSTTLCKTKEGYRASQEKILRSTSQTGPEPRVTTQQLTDSILLSLGVDKTKDQESEETNNLTENLVRRLSRENSIDNSIQTTVIRKECSLINSAEITNKVEPIIAPINQTNTEKVLQETNSNTTIKPLSPETKSHLPPRKPSFGMEAILEDVRQTSFPLKHTATITHIPSNNLNEIEDRFIDHNERQGLKVTRVTYRPPSPKFFGQPEVNYPPSASQCSAMDLTLPVKEPVLNKTKKTERQDTRVVEEKIRKVQELESGTRIRVSKSLLNRPVPVTPVSTQYLPPNHRNVVSPKHQQPLLWCGQNEVAQRNRISPREAMIPPNSYVLPMQNYPPEPSRFSFHPDATGIGVPSWHGFPSPEISPSYLPQRDLFLNVRPESEPAVFYGRPEQTVKRQRGRPKGAVKKKKPEVQSVIMSPPQTPNGLRHPAFSPFHLPVQRPLEINNNTHPGTINQCLTSSNDSFCESDEKSSPNSHSRTVPSISAAHVNRMKTMFCGSKHLDATLERVNEQVFMFFSKHFNNACTDSFLKQLIAKCNSIFKSLILHLINMQSNSNNTSFVGTLNISTLKSDINTSLSNVKRNCELDINYLAKNFHIELLNVKKMDGLDLISHEPFITAVVDHLGNHIQTKFSHEVDFLSFKMFEIMVVKPPKNTPPHSPQSNTSPITVRSTDSLKNPSPICISERSNDGSELAETHKPTDSGYEGSVGKPLDEENSQITIIEDSQDTSHNSVASDKSGLKERMIEDISEDEVATTPLKPPETFPFLRSDSRLSVESISSSSDAGAASKPQKVVNVEKPYSKRIPKGKLCYIREQHYFIRYFDEAQIHLFIENLKKSDQSYNVKDIYKQCYKNGIRPEHVENVQNQMFKTGKEIIKVPPDCEFSDKDILAKPDEYVTEYNMVHKYVPEDFFWYYKFVTGYQIYRGNIPISFQTFLTMHNTNGLKVLFNNYINNLEQKYRETTTNNVSS
- the LOC109598238 gene encoding uncharacterized protein LOC109598238 isoform X1, whose amino-acid sequence is MGVKGKRRGRKRKPMQCVYQPRVLRVFLKKIDGDHLLTNAEAQQDPNLIKVLNMDQTVRIKQEKLDEIPAALFNYNVKHFDRDKTKVVLRRCPETVIDLTLKSHHIEEIMQTDFCDKYEFIRYSPLPETIEEPNRDAEAKPELIRKPACILDGMKKGTKSINTLRRKYAREIRAFTWSQKSQIDGKSNEDEIETDKQHRDVRDQVINKTVPVPGSRRSKMSENGDEILHYKKRIIQMHENPINRDENSNLDGAEARGKRDDDEETGGGKNKRKESDSEDWESQRQDKSGEHQPKRRKNARNLAFSHEKLELYKLGESRNSTTLCKTKEGYRASQEKILRSTSQTGPEPRVTTQQLTDSILLSLGVDKTKDQESEETNNLTENLVRRLSRENSIDNSIQTTVIRKECSLINSAEITNKVEPIIAPINQTNTEKVLQETNSNTTIKPLSPETKSHLPPRKPSFGMEAILEDVRQTSFPLKHTATITHIPSNNLNEIEDRFIDHNERQGLKVTRVTYRPPSPKFFGQPEVNYPPSASQCSAMDLTLPVKEPVLNKTKKTERQDTRVVEEKIRKVQELESGTRIRVSKSLLNRPVPVTPVSTQYLPPNHRNVVSPKHQQPLLWCGQNEVAQRNRISPREAMIPPNSYVLPMQNYPPEPSRFSFHPDATGIGVPSWHGFPSPEISPSYLPQRDLFLNVRPESEPAVFYGRPEQTVKRQRGRPKGAVKKKKPEVQSVIMSPPQTPNGLRHPAFSPFHLPVQRPLEINNNTHPGTINQCLTSSNDSFCESDEKSSPNSHSRTVPSISAAHVNRMKTMFCGSKHLDATLERVNEQVFMFFSKHFNNACTDSFLKQLIAKCNSIFKSLILHLINMQSNSNNTSFVGTLNISTLKSDINTSLSNVKRNCELDINYLAKNFHIELLNVKKMDGLDLISHEPFITAVVDHLGNHIQTKFSHEVDFLSFKMFEIMVVKPPKNTPPHSPQSNTSPITVRSTDSLKNPSPICISERSNDGSELAETHKPTDSGYEGSVGKPLDEENSQITIIEDSQDTSHNSVASDKSGLKERMIEDISEDEVATTPLKPPETFPFLRSDSRLSVESISSSSDAGAASKPQKVVNVEKPYSKRIPKGKLCYIREQHYFIRYFDEAQIHLFIENLKKSDQSYNVKDIYKQCYKNGIRPEHVENVQNQMFKTGKEIIKVPPDCEFSDKDILAKPDEYVTEYNMVHKYVPEDFFWYYKFVTGYQIYRGNIPISFQTFLTMHNTNGLKVLFNNYINNLEQKYRETTTNNVSS
- the LOC109598239 gene encoding glutathione S-transferase theta-1 codes for the protein MTLKLFYDLLSQPSRTLYIFLKINNIPFEAVPVALRKGEHLTEEFKEKYSKFGKVPFIHDGNFRLSESVAIIRYLAETRKIADHWYPRDIKERAKVDEYLEWQHLNTRANCALYFLRTVVEPMMTGAPPTESRVKRLKKNMENSLKDMETLWLANDKKYITGDKISVADIFAATEIEQTRMAGYDPRAKYPILEKWLERVKKETDPFYTESHVFVDKLAAKSKL